The Breoghania sp. genome has a segment encoding these proteins:
- a CDS encoding peptidoglycan DD-metalloendopeptidase family protein: MAGLPATRAMATETPVSKPEQAETETDFSALGPEERKRAREQELAALTEDLTLSETRQRELKHQIDTIDRHRDALNADLLRTAQRVQSLEEELSATEARLLRLHENADTVRASLYERRDVLAEVLATLERIGRRPPPALAVRPEDALGAVRSAMLLNAVMPGIHGEAEALAVDLAELTRLESRIAGERDRLKGDGTRLAEERKRIELLLEAKRKEANESRRKLAEESERAGELAGKATSLKNLIASLESEIDSARKAAEAAARAAKENAGKKRPGDPFADPGRLAPAVAFDDTKGRLRLPVAGAPLRSFGEEDSLGTPAEGLSIATRNNASVNAPCDGWVVYAGPFRSYGQLLILNAGDGYHVLLAGMKEIDVQLGQFVLAGEPIGSMGSTQLASAATLDLGSTRPVLYIEFRKDGNSIDPSPWWARPEDEKVRG; encoded by the coding sequence ATGGCGGGACTTCCCGCGACACGGGCCATGGCCACGGAGACGCCGGTCTCAAAACCGGAGCAGGCCGAAACGGAGACGGATTTCTCCGCACTTGGCCCTGAGGAACGCAAACGGGCGCGCGAGCAGGAGCTTGCTGCGCTGACAGAGGATCTGACGCTGAGCGAAACGCGCCAACGCGAGCTCAAACATCAGATCGACACGATTGATCGCCACCGTGACGCGCTGAACGCGGATCTTCTTCGAACCGCACAGCGCGTCCAGTCGCTGGAAGAAGAATTGAGCGCCACGGAAGCCCGTTTGCTGCGCCTGCACGAGAATGCCGACACCGTGCGCGCCTCGCTTTACGAGCGCCGCGACGTGCTGGCGGAGGTGCTGGCGACGCTGGAGCGGATAGGCCGCCGTCCGCCGCCCGCTCTTGCCGTGCGGCCGGAGGATGCGCTGGGAGCGGTGCGCTCGGCAATGCTGCTGAACGCGGTCATGCCGGGCATTCACGGCGAAGCGGAAGCTCTGGCTGTGGATCTTGCGGAGCTGACCCGGCTTGAAAGCCGGATTGCCGGCGAGCGCGACAGGCTGAAGGGCGACGGGACGCGGCTGGCGGAAGAAAGAAAGCGGATCGAGTTGCTGCTTGAGGCCAAGCGTAAAGAGGCGAACGAATCACGCCGCAAGCTGGCCGAGGAGAGCGAGCGGGCCGGCGAGCTGGCCGGCAAGGCAACGTCGCTGAAGAATCTGATTGCCTCGCTGGAAAGCGAGATCGATTCCGCCCGCAAGGCGGCGGAAGCCGCAGCCAGGGCCGCCAAGGAGAACGCGGGCAAGAAGCGCCCCGGCGATCCCTTTGCTGATCCCGGTCGGCTGGCGCCCGCCGTGGCATTCGACGATACAAAGGGCAGACTTCGGCTGCCTGTCGCAGGTGCGCCGCTGCGCAGTTTTGGTGAGGAAGACAGTCTTGGGACGCCCGCGGAAGGGCTCTCCATTGCGACCCGCAACAATGCCAGCGTGAATGCGCCATGCGATGGCTGGGTCGTCTATGCGGGACCGTTCCGCAGTTATGGGCAACTCTTGATCCTGAATGCAGGCGATGGATATCATGTCCTGCTTGCAGGGATGAAGGAAATCGATGTGCAACTCGGTCAATTCGTTCTGGCCGGGGAGCCGATTGGATCCATGGGATCCACGCAACTCGCAAGTGCCGCCACGCTGGATCTGGGATCCACGCGGCCGGTGCTTTACATAGAATTTCGAAAAGACGGCAATTCAATCGACCCTTCGCCCTGGTGGGCTCGGCCGGAAGACGAAAAGGTTCGCGGATGA
- a CDS encoding S41 family peptidase — MIRKASLMLVGALMGAAAVVTLSQTQIVVGSTAEAAASDTYRQLNLFGDVFERIRADYVEVPDDAKLIEAAINGMLSSLDPHSSYMSPKSFRDMQVQTRGEFGGLGIEVTMEDGFVKVVTPIDETPAYRAGVLAGDVIVALDGENVQGLTLNEAVERMRGPVKTDIELTIRREGATAPVKIVITRDIIRIRSVRWREEKDIGYVRITQFNEQTFDGLKAAIDEIEEKIPEKDLKGFVIDLRNNPGGLLDQAIAVSDTFLDRGEIVSTRGRNAEESQRYNARSGDMTRGKPVIILVNGGSASASEIVAGALQDHRRATIVGTRSFGKGSVQTIIPLGPNGAIRLTTARYYTPSGTSIQAKGITPDIEVKQELPDELKGKVEPRGEASLRGHLGSDDGTEKTGSQAYVPQDQKDDAQLNFAYDLLRGIQANKAFPPDPSAGVPN, encoded by the coding sequence ATGATACGGAAAGCTTCGCTGATGCTGGTCGGCGCGCTGATGGGCGCGGCAGCGGTGGTCACCTTGTCCCAGACGCAGATTGTGGTCGGCAGCACCGCGGAGGCTGCGGCGTCGGATACCTATCGCCAGCTCAACCTGTTCGGCGACGTCTTCGAGCGCATCCGCGCCGATTACGTGGAAGTTCCGGACGACGCAAAGCTGATCGAGGCAGCCATCAACGGCATGCTTTCCTCGCTCGATCCGCATTCCAGCTACATGTCGCCGAAGAGTTTCCGCGACATGCAGGTGCAGACGCGCGGCGAGTTCGGCGGCCTCGGTATCGAAGTGACCATGGAAGACGGGTTCGTGAAGGTCGTCACCCCGATCGACGAAACCCCGGCCTATCGCGCGGGCGTCCTGGCCGGCGACGTGATCGTCGCGCTTGACGGCGAGAACGTGCAGGGCCTGACGCTGAACGAGGCGGTCGAGCGCATGCGCGGCCCGGTCAAGACCGACATCGAGCTGACCATCCGCCGCGAGGGCGCAACCGCACCGGTCAAGATCGTCATCACGCGCGACATCATCCGCATCCGCTCCGTGCGCTGGCGCGAGGAAAAGGATATTGGCTACGTCCGCATCACGCAGTTCAACGAGCAGACCTTTGACGGCCTGAAAGCCGCGATTGACGAGATCGAGGAGAAGATCCCGGAAAAGGACCTGAAGGGTTTTGTCATCGACCTGCGCAACAATCCCGGTGGACTGCTCGACCAGGCAATCGCGGTCTCCGACACGTTCCTCGACCGCGGCGAGATCGTTTCCACCCGCGGGCGCAATGCCGAGGAAAGCCAGCGCTACAACGCCCGTTCTGGCGACATGACCCGCGGCAAGCCGGTGATCATCCTGGTCAATGGCGGCTCCGCCTCGGCCTCCGAGATCGTGGCCGGCGCACTTCAGGATCACCGCCGCGCGACCATTGTCGGCACGCGCTCCTTCGGCAAGGGATCGGTCCAGACCATCATCCCGCTCGGCCCCAACGGTGCGATCCGGCTGACCACGGCCCGTTACTACACGCCTTCGGGCACCTCCATTCAGGCCAAGGGCATCACGCCCGATATCGAGGTCAAGCAGGAGCTTCCCGACGAACTGAAGGGCAAGGTGGAGCCGCGCGGCGAAGCTTCGCTTCGCGGACACCTGGGATCCGATGACGGCACGGAGAAGACCGGCAGCCAGGCCTATGTCCCGCAGGACCAGAAGGACGACGCGCAGCTGAACTTCGCCTATGACCTGCTGCGCGGCATCCAGGCCAACAAGGCCTTCCCGCCGGATCCCTCCGCAGGTGTGCCGAACTGA
- a CDS encoding divergent polysaccharide deacetylase family protein → MAGDDLNSPLGLGIGERRFRIPLGLIGIVIITALVLTLGVWIVVVDAPYGGEPSAVVALNKTSVQGVSARDMEVVGIQPGVLTNDPSQMPQTGAQSNSGPRFKPVLPPEGAGLRPANDGTPSLTTDPDPRIAEQGRYGTLPRIADNGARPLDFYARPFDTETIGVARIAIVVGGLTLSEAGTNLALTRLPSAVTLAFAPYGDNLKDWEVRARQEGHELLLQVPLEPFDYPDNDPGPHTLLVDLAHQQNIDRLHWLLTRITNYVGVVNQMGSRFTATPDSLQPVLAEIGRRGLLYMDDGSSSRSTAPSVANTTGTPFLRADLQLDRNPSRDDIDARLLELEAVARTKGFAVGYASALPVSIDRISEWAKSLEARGLQLVPISAGVLYNNS, encoded by the coding sequence ATGGCCGGGGACGACCTGAATTCCCCCCTTGGGTTGGGCATTGGAGAGCGGCGCTTTCGCATTCCGCTCGGCCTGATCGGCATTGTGATCATCACCGCGCTCGTGCTCACGCTGGGCGTGTGGATCGTGGTGGTTGATGCCCCCTATGGTGGCGAACCCTCCGCCGTGGTCGCTCTCAACAAGACCTCCGTGCAGGGCGTGTCTGCCCGCGACATGGAGGTGGTCGGCATCCAACCGGGGGTTCTCACCAACGACCCCAGCCAGATGCCGCAGACCGGCGCGCAATCGAACAGCGGTCCCCGCTTCAAGCCCGTTCTGCCGCCGGAAGGCGCCGGGCTGCGTCCCGCCAATGATGGCACCCCGTCGCTGACCACCGACCCCGATCCGCGCATCGCCGAGCAGGGGCGCTATGGCACCCTGCCCCGCATTGCCGACAACGGAGCGCGGCCACTGGATTTCTATGCCCGTCCCTTCGACACCGAGACGATCGGGGTGGCGCGGATCGCCATCGTGGTCGGCGGCCTGACGCTCAGCGAAGCGGGCACCAATCTGGCGCTGACCCGCCTGCCCTCCGCGGTCACACTCGCCTTCGCGCCCTATGGCGACAATCTGAAGGACTGGGAAGTCCGGGCCCGTCAGGAGGGACACGAATTGCTTCTGCAGGTGCCGCTGGAGCCTTTTGACTATCCCGACAACGATCCCGGCCCGCACACGCTGCTGGTCGATCTCGCCCACCAGCAGAATATTGACCGGTTGCACTGGTTGTTGACGCGCATCACCAATTATGTGGGCGTGGTCAACCAGATGGGCAGCCGTTTCACGGCAACGCCCGACTCGCTTCAACCCGTGCTGGCGGAAATCGGGCGGCGTGGACTGCTTTACATGGATGATGGCTCCTCGTCGCGCTCAACGGCGCCCAGCGTCGCCAATACCACCGGTACGCCTTTCCTGCGCGCCGATCTGCAGCTGGACCGCAATCCCTCGCGCGACGATATCGATGCACGGCTTCTGGAGCTGGAAGCCGTGGCGCGCACCAAGGGTTTCGCGGTCGGCTACGCGTCCGCCCTTCCCGTCTCCATCGACCGGATCAGCGAATGGGCCAAGAGCCTTGAGGCCCGCGGCCTTCAGCTCGTGCCGATCAGCGCGGGTGTGCTCTACAACAATTCCTGA
- a CDS encoding RNA pyrophosphohydrolase, whose product MSPVSDRTAPRYRPCVGVMLINPKGLVWIGDRYKGTPEHVDATHSWQMPQGGIDAGEDPLAAARRELFEETSVKSISLLAEAPEWYAYDLPAPVAQQSWRGRYQGQTQRWFAFRFEGDESEIDVLAPPDGHKPEFSRWRWEKAERLPELIIPFKRKVYENVVAAFAHLTA is encoded by the coding sequence ATGTCGCCCGTGTCTGACCGTACCGCCCCCCGTTATCGTCCCTGCGTCGGCGTCATGCTGATCAACCCGAAAGGGCTGGTCTGGATCGGGGATCGCTACAAGGGCACCCCGGAACATGTGGATGCGACGCATAGCTGGCAGATGCCGCAGGGCGGCATCGATGCGGGCGAGGATCCGCTGGCAGCCGCCCGGCGCGAGCTTTTCGAGGAGACCTCGGTCAAATCGATTTCCCTGCTGGCGGAAGCCCCCGAGTGGTACGCCTATGATCTGCCTGCCCCTGTGGCCCAGCAAAGCTGGAGGGGCCGCTATCAGGGCCAGACGCAACGCTGGTTCGCCTTCCGCTTCGAAGGCGATGAAAGCGAGATCGACGTGCTTGCGCCGCCCGACGGACACAAGCCGGAATTCTCACGCTGGCGGTGGGAAAAAGCGGAGCGCCTGCCGGAGCTGATCATTCCGTTCAAGCGCAAGGTCTATGAAAACGTGGTCGCTGCCTTCGCCCATCTGACGGCCTGA
- a CDS encoding CAP domain-containing protein produces MRTVLAVLALTLALAGCAGGLPDLGGGEAVISHVPVNEQAALDRINAYRASHGVAPLTLSPALNAASQDMADYIARRDKRKSPLHSRNGLFKRLTEHGIRHDAAAENLGYGYQSFDAAFAGWQGSAGHDRNLLNPNVTQMGIARSSRPDGMWRNFWALIMVRPGR; encoded by the coding sequence ATGCGCACCGTCCTTGCCGTTCTCGCCCTGACCCTCGCCCTGGCCGGTTGTGCCGGCGGGTTGCCAGATCTTGGGGGGGGCGAGGCCGTCATCAGCCATGTGCCGGTCAACGAGCAGGCGGCGCTCGATCGCATCAACGCCTATCGGGCCTCGCATGGGGTCGCCCCGCTCACCCTGTCACCGGCGCTCAATGCGGCCTCCCAGGACATGGCTGACTACATTGCCCGGCGCGACAAGCGAAAATCTCCGCTGCACTCCAGAAACGGGCTCTTCAAACGGCTGACCGAGCACGGCATTCGCCACGATGCGGCGGCGGAAAACCTCGGCTATGGCTATCAGAGCTTCGACGCGGCCTTTGCAGGCTGGCAGGGCTCTGCCGGGCATGACCGCAACCTGCTCAATCCGAATGTCACGCAAATGGGCATCGCGCGCTCTTCGCGGCCCGACGGCATGTGGCGCAATTTCTGGGCGCTGATCATGGTGCGTCCTGGGCGCTGA
- a CDS encoding TIGR02281 family clan AA aspartic protease has protein sequence MQRFIFILVVIVFAALAGPTLMQWGVEALPNDDAAAARSAEKPAYRPSGRGTVILGAGRNGHFSTTARINNRFVDVLVDTGATAVALPYEEAVRLGMRPGNSDFTIEISTANGIQKSAPVLLSEVRIDTIRVYDVPALIAPRGALSTTLLGMSFLRQLKNVEMRGNELVMQQ, from the coding sequence ATGCAGCGGTTCATCTTCATTCTGGTGGTGATCGTCTTCGCGGCGCTTGCGGGCCCGACGCTGATGCAATGGGGCGTGGAAGCCCTGCCAAACGATGACGCCGCCGCCGCGCGGAGCGCGGAAAAACCGGCCTATCGTCCCTCGGGCCGTGGCACCGTCATCCTCGGCGCCGGCCGCAACGGACATTTTTCGACCACCGCACGCATCAACAACCGGTTTGTCGATGTTCTGGTTGATACCGGGGCAACGGCCGTGGCGCTTCCCTATGAGGAAGCCGTCCGCCTGGGCATGCGGCCAGGCAACTCCGACTTCACCATCGAGATCTCCACCGCCAACGGCATCCAGAAAAGCGCGCCGGTGCTGCTGAGCGAAGTGCGCATCGACACGATCCGCGTCTACGACGTGCCTGCCCTCATCGCGCCGCGCGGGGCGCTGTCGACCACCTTGCTCGGCATGAGCTTCCTGCGGCAGCTCAAGAATGTCGAAATGCGCGGCAATGAGCTGGTCATGCAGCAATAG
- a CDS encoding phosphomannomutase/phosphoglucomutase: MFPKPVAALTPNTYAYESSPMVKATGFREYDARWLFEKEINLMGVQALGMGLGTLIHEMGVKPEIVTGHDFRSYSASIKMALVTGLMAAGIKVHDIGLATTPMTYFAQFELDVPAVAMVTASHNDNGWTGVKMGAARPLTFGPDEMGRLKEIVLEAAFDTRGGGSYHFVEDFPSRYIADLTNRPKLKNPIKVVAACGNGTAGAFAEKILSAIGAEVVPLDCELDHSFPRYNPNPEDMKMLHAIAETVRETGAAVGLGFDGDGDRCGVVDNTGEEIFADKVGVMLARDISRLNPGAQFVVDVKSTGLFLTDPVLQENGAKTDYWKTGHSYIKRRVNALNAMVGFEKSGHYFFNAPIGRGYDDGFVSALAILDMLDRNPGQSMADLRDALPKTWGSPTMSPHCDDEKKYDVVERVVARFKDMQAKGEKLDGQPIADLITVNGVRVVAEDGTWGLVRASSNKPELVVVVESPVSEERMRAMFKSVDGVLRENPEVGAYNQSI; the protein is encoded by the coding sequence ATGTTTCCCAAGCCTGTCGCGGCGCTCACGCCGAACACCTATGCCTACGAATCCTCTCCGATGGTCAAGGCCACGGGCTTCCGCGAATATGATGCGCGCTGGCTTTTCGAAAAAGAAATCAACCTCATGGGTGTGCAGGCCCTCGGCATGGGCCTTGGCACGCTGATCCATGAAATGGGCGTGAAGCCGGAAATCGTGACGGGTCACGACTTCCGCTCCTATTCGGCCTCCATCAAGATGGCGCTGGTGACCGGCCTGATGGCCGCGGGCATCAAGGTGCACGATATCGGCCTTGCGACCACGCCAATGACCTATTTCGCCCAGTTCGAACTGGACGTTCCGGCCGTGGCCATGGTCACCGCCTCGCATAACGACAATGGCTGGACCGGCGTGAAGATGGGCGCGGCCCGCCCCCTGACCTTTGGCCCCGACGAGATGGGCCGGCTGAAGGAAATCGTGCTTGAGGCCGCTTTCGATACGCGGGGGGGTGGCTCCTATCATTTCGTGGAGGATTTCCCGTCGCGCTACATCGCCGATCTCACCAACCGGCCGAAACTCAAGAACCCGATCAAGGTCGTCGCGGCTTGTGGCAACGGAACGGCGGGCGCGTTTGCGGAGAAGATCCTGAGCGCCATCGGTGCGGAGGTCGTGCCGCTCGATTGTGAGCTCGACCACAGCTTCCCGCGTTACAATCCGAACCCGGAAGACATGAAAATGCTGCACGCCATCGCGGAAACCGTGCGCGAGACGGGGGCCGCTGTCGGCCTCGGCTTCGACGGCGACGGCGACCGCTGCGGCGTGGTGGACAACACCGGCGAGGAGATCTTCGCCGACAAGGTCGGCGTGATGCTGGCGCGCGATATTTCCCGTCTCAATCCGGGCGCGCAATTCGTGGTGGATGTGAAATCCACCGGCCTTTTCCTCACCGATCCGGTGCTTCAGGAAAACGGCGCAAAGACCGACTACTGGAAGACTGGCCATTCCTACATCAAGCGCCGGGTCAACGCGCTCAACGCCATGGTCGGCTTCGAGAAGTCGGGCCACTATTTCTTCAACGCCCCCATCGGGCGGGGCTATGATGACGGCTTCGTCTCCGCACTCGCGATCCTCGACATGCTGGACCGCAATCCCGGCCAGTCCATGGCGGACTTGCGCGATGCGCTGCCCAAGACCTGGGGCTCGCCCACCATGTCGCCCCACTGCGATGACGAGAAGAAATACGACGTGGTGGAGCGCGTGGTCGCCCGCTTCAAGGACATGCAGGCCAAGGGTGAAAAGCTCGATGGCCAGCCGATCGCCGATCTGATCACCGTCAACGGTGTGCGGGTCGTTGCAGAAGACGGCACGTGGGGGCTGGTCCGCGCCTCCTCCAACAAGCCGGAACTGGTGGTGGTGGTGGAAAGCCCCGTCTCCGAGGAGCGCATGCGCGCCATGTTCAAGTCGGTCGACGGGGTGCTGCGCGAAAACCCGGAAGTCGGCGCCTATAACCAGTCGATCTGA
- a CDS encoding NAD regulator — protein MERAAPAIEIGLNAVIVAVTHPTPMVLTIDGAHSGEPESLPFGPFDPLHHRTLEIGLRDWVNQQTALRLGYVEQLYTYGDRGRHAQPGDTGPHVVSVGYLALSRQSPEAEAVLARARARWRPWYDYFPWEDWRDGRPAMLDEAIMPALEHWAEAPTKDGDPALGAARLERLQLAFGGEGSPWDEERALERYELCYEAGLTAEAERDGRPMADGYARRPYLGRSMQFDHRRILATAISRLRGKLKYRPVIFELMPTSFTLTELQRTVEAISGRHLHKQNFRRFVETTELVEPTGATTARTGGRPAALFRFRRQVLRERPAPGLRVGAR, from the coding sequence ATGGAGAGGGCGGCACCAGCTATCGAGATCGGCCTCAATGCCGTGATCGTCGCCGTGACGCATCCCACTCCGATGGTTCTGACCATTGACGGAGCCCATTCGGGCGAACCGGAATCCCTGCCCTTCGGCCCCTTTGATCCGCTTCATCACCGCACGCTGGAAATCGGCCTGCGCGACTGGGTGAACCAGCAGACCGCGCTGCGGCTGGGCTATGTGGAGCAGCTTTACACCTATGGCGACCGCGGGCGACACGCCCAACCGGGCGATACCGGCCCGCATGTGGTGTCTGTCGGCTATCTCGCGCTCTCGCGGCAAAGCCCCGAAGCGGAGGCGGTTCTGGCGCGCGCCCGCGCCCGCTGGCGGCCCTGGTACGACTATTTCCCCTGGGAAGACTGGCGCGACGGGCGGCCTGCCATGCTGGACGAGGCCATCATGCCGGCCCTAGAACATTGGGCCGAAGCCCCCACGAAGGATGGGGACCCGGCGCTTGGCGCGGCGCGTCTGGAGCGGCTGCAACTGGCCTTTGGCGGCGAGGGCAGCCCGTGGGACGAGGAACGGGCGCTGGAGCGCTACGAGCTTTGTTACGAGGCGGGCCTGACCGCGGAAGCGGAGCGCGACGGACGCCCCATGGCGGACGGTTATGCCAGACGTCCCTATCTCGGGCGCTCGATGCAGTTCGACCATCGCCGCATTCTGGCGACCGCGATTTCGCGGCTGCGCGGAAAGCTCAAATATCGCCCGGTCATCTTCGAACTCATGCCCACCTCCTTCACGCTGACGGAGCTTCAGCGCACGGTGGAGGCGATTTCCGGACGTCATCTGCACAAGCAGAATTTCCGCCGCTTCGTGGAGACGACCGAACTGGTGGAGCCGACCGGGGCGACAACGGCGCGCACGGGCGGGCGGCCCGCAGCTCTCTTCCGCTTTCGCCGTCAGGTGCTGCGCGAGCGCCCGGCACCGGGCTTGCGCGTGGGCGCGCGCTGA
- a CDS encoding NlpC/P60 family protein: MSKPEPPATASSATATPAKARVPADRRVTPWRPDLAAAHLRERYEAQRYVEGRPARVVVGSAPMRRDPDLSCSLDTELLFGETVTVYEERAGWAWVQNGYDDYVGWVRADALGPVGSHPTHRLSVLRSFLYPEAELRAPALSYLSLGARVCVVDEVEKRGTRYAVLADGSAVIARHLVPDTHFADDWVSVAESFVGVPYLWGARTSIGLDCSALVQIALAESGMFCPRDSDMQERSLGDALDISNGLPGLKRGDLVFWKGHVGIMVDSDILLHANGHTMTTSKEPLAGAMRRIAANEYGAVTAVRRMVRRR, encoded by the coding sequence ATGAGCAAGCCGGAGCCTCCCGCCACAGCGTCATCCGCCACAGCAACGCCGGCCAAGGCGCGTGTGCCTGCCGACCGGCGTGTAACGCCCTGGCGTCCCGACCTCGCCGCCGCGCATCTGCGCGAGCGCTATGAGGCGCAGCGATATGTCGAGGGACGTCCGGCACGCGTCGTCGTCGGCAGCGCGCCCATGCGGCGCGACCCCGACCTTTCCTGTTCCCTCGATACCGAGCTGCTCTTCGGCGAGACTGTCACCGTCTACGAGGAGCGCGCGGGATGGGCGTGGGTTCAAAACGGCTATGACGATTATGTCGGCTGGGTTCGGGCAGATGCGCTGGGGCCGGTCGGCTCCCATCCCACCCATCGGCTGTCGGTGCTGCGCAGCTTTCTCTATCCGGAAGCCGAGTTGCGCGCGCCCGCTCTCAGCTACCTCTCCCTCGGGGCGCGCGTCTGCGTGGTCGACGAAGTGGAGAAACGCGGGACGCGCTATGCGGTTCTGGCCGACGGATCGGCGGTCATTGCCCGCCATCTCGTGCCCGATACCCATTTTGCGGATGACTGGGTTTCGGTCGCCGAGAGCTTCGTCGGTGTGCCCTATCTGTGGGGCGCGCGCACCAGCATCGGGCTCGACTGCTCCGCCCTTGTCCAGATCGCGCTCGCCGAAAGCGGAATGTTCTGCCCGCGAGACAGCGACATGCAGGAACGCAGCCTCGGGGATGCGCTCGATATCTCCAACGGCCTGCCGGGCCTCAAGCGCGGCGATCTCGTCTTCTGGAAGGGGCATGTGGGCATCATGGTGGACAGCGATATCCTGCTCCACGCCAATGGCCACACCATGACCACCTCAAAGGAACCCCTCGCGGGCGCGATGAGGCGCATCGCCGCCAATGAATATGGCGCGGTGACAGCGGTTCGCCGGATGGTTCGCAGGCGATAG
- a CDS encoding MarR family transcriptional regulator codes for MAIEIRASQALKLWHDVTLELVHFGEQDLTARQMAILLTVYLEPPPHTVRGLAKKLNVTKPAITRALDTMGRMKLLDRRRDENDRRNVVILRTVEGALYLERLADVVVEKAAMVRS; via the coding sequence ATGGCGATCGAGATCCGGGCAAGTCAGGCCCTGAAGCTCTGGCACGACGTCACGCTGGAGCTGGTGCATTTCGGCGAGCAGGATCTCACCGCCCGCCAGATGGCGATTCTCCTGACGGTCTATCTGGAGCCGCCGCCGCATACGGTGCGCGGTCTCGCCAAGAAACTGAACGTCACCAAACCCGCCATCACCCGTGCGCTCGACACCATGGGCCGGATGAAACTGCTCGACCGACGCCGCGATGAAAATGACCGGCGCAATGTCGTGATCCTGCGCACGGTTGAGGGGGCGCTTTATCTGGAGCGTCTGGCCGATGTGGTGGTGGAAAAGGCCGCAATGGTGCGATCATGA
- a CDS encoding leucyl aminopeptidase family protein: MHAVTPDTLDGVVASLTPAAARWVEANGYTGAPGSILSVPDAEGGVAAVLFGDSADAPAHAAGALASLTPGTYRLEGFADPATACIAFALGSYSFRTYRSGGEGKEPERARLVVPKGFDLPAARIQLEAVALARDLINTPSNDMGPEELAEAARRLADRFGATFSTITGDALLEKNFPMIHAVGKASTRAPRLIDFSWGDPSHPRLTLVGKGVCFDTGGLDIKPSSSMLLMKKDMGGAANVLGLALMVMASNLPVRLRVLIPAVENAISGNAFRPGDILPSRKGLFVEIGNTDAEGRLVLADALALADEEDPDLLIDMATLTGAARVALGPEVMPFYTHDDAFAQDLAEKAADVSDPLWRMPLWKPYAKMLDSKVADINHVTSGGFAGSITAALFLEQFVENASVWAHFDIFGWNPSSRPGHPEGGEAQAIRALFAQLKTRYPA; this comes from the coding sequence ATCCATGCCGTCACCCCCGATACGCTTGACGGCGTCGTCGCTTCTCTAACCCCGGCCGCTGCGCGTTGGGTCGAGGCCAACGGCTATACCGGCGCGCCGGGATCGATCCTGAGTGTGCCGGACGCCGAAGGCGGGGTTGCAGCGGTGCTTTTTGGCGATAGCGCGGACGCGCCGGCCCATGCAGCGGGCGCTTTGGCCTCGTTGACGCCGGGAACATACCGTCTTGAGGGCTTTGCCGATCCCGCAACCGCCTGCATCGCCTTTGCGCTGGGCTCCTATTCCTTCCGCACCTATCGTTCGGGTGGGGAGGGCAAGGAGCCGGAACGCGCCCGTCTCGTGGTGCCGAAGGGGTTCGATCTTCCCGCCGCGCGGATCCAGCTGGAGGCGGTCGCCCTTGCGCGCGACCTGATCAATACGCCTTCCAACGACATGGGCCCGGAGGAATTGGCAGAGGCCGCAAGACGGCTTGCCGATCGCTTCGGCGCGACCTTTTCCACCATCACCGGCGACGCGCTTTTGGAAAAGAACTTCCCGATGATCCACGCCGTCGGCAAGGCAAGCACCCGCGCGCCCCGGCTCATCGATTTCTCCTGGGGCGATCCGTCCCATCCGCGCCTGACGCTTGTGGGCAAGGGCGTGTGTTTCGACACGGGTGGCCTCGACATCAAGCCCTCCAGCTCCATGCTCTTGATGAAGAAGGACATGGGCGGCGCGGCCAATGTGCTGGGCCTTGCGCTGATGGTGATGGCGTCCAATCTGCCGGTGCGCCTGCGCGTGCTCATTCCGGCGGTGGAGAACGCCATTTCCGGCAACGCGTTTCGCCCCGGCGACATTCTGCCGAGCCGAAAGGGGCTTTTCGTCGAAATCGGCAACACGGATGCGGAGGGCCGTCTGGTTCTGGCGGACGCGCTGGCGCTGGCCGACGAGGAGGATCCCGATCTGCTCATCGACATGGCGACCCTGACGGGCGCTGCCCGTGTCGCGCTCGGGCCGGAGGTGATGCCATTCTACACCCACGACGATGCCTTCGCGCAAGACTTGGCGGAAAAGGCCGCCGATGTGTCCGACCCGCTGTGGCGCATGCCGCTTTGGAAGCCTTATGCGAAAATGCTGGATTCCAAGGTCGCCGACATCAATCACGTCACGTCTGGCGGCTTTGCGGGCTCGATCACGGCGGCTCTCTTCCTGGAGCAATTCGTGGAAAACGCCAGCGTCTGGGCGCATTTCGATATCTTCGGATGGAACCCGTCTTCGCGGCCCGGCCATCCGGAAGGTGGCGAGGCGCAGGCCATCCGCGCGCTCTTTGCACAGCTGAAGACACGCTATCCGGCATGA